One Candidatus Dormiibacterota bacterium genomic window carries:
- a CDS encoding non-heme iron oxygenase ferredoxin subunit: protein MARQRVASTGELPKESMMRVEVEGEPICLIHAEDDNFYAIGDTCTHEEYSLCEGELWEMSVECPRHGSRFDVRTGQVTGLPAVIPAKTYPVTIQNGDVYVEVED, encoded by the coding sequence GTGGCCCGGCAGCGGGTCGCCTCCACCGGCGAGCTGCCGAAGGAGTCGATGATGCGCGTCGAGGTCGAGGGCGAACCGATCTGCCTCATCCACGCCGAAGACGACAACTTCTATGCGATCGGGGACACCTGCACCCACGAGGAGTATTCGCTCTGTGAGGGGGAGCTCTGGGAGATGTCGGTCGAATGCCCGCGACACGGCTCGCGCTTCGACGTCCGTACCGGCCAGGTCACGGGCCTCCCAGCGGTCATCCCGGCGAAGACCTACCCGGTAACGATCCAGAACGGGGATGTCTACGTCGAGGTCGAGGACTAA
- a CDS encoding iron-sulfur cluster assembly protein has product MADTMETTQAPASGDLRQQIDAQLATCRDPEIGLDIMSLGLVYDVGIDEGNVLIKMTLTAIGCPWAQDLFDEVKTKVEEVPGVNACTVELVYSPPWSADMMSDDAKMELGFL; this is encoded by the coding sequence ATGGCGGACACCATGGAAACGACCCAGGCGCCGGCGTCGGGCGATCTTCGCCAGCAGATCGACGCCCAACTCGCCACTTGTCGCGATCCTGAGATCGGGCTCGACATCATGTCGCTGGGGCTGGTCTACGACGTGGGCATCGATGAGGGGAACGTGCTGATCAAGATGACGCTGACCGCGATCGGCTGCCCCTGGGCCCAGGACCTCTTCGACGAGGTCAAAACGAAGGTCGAAGAAGTCCCGGGTGTCAACGCGTGTACGGTCGAACTCGTCTACTCACCGCCCTGGAGCGCCGACATGATGAGCGACGACGCCAAGATGGAGCTCGGCTTCCTCTAA
- the sufD gene encoding Fe-S cluster assembly protein SufD produces the protein MAFSKIAVEELSALHREPDWLRARRLHSFGIYEGLAVPDTKRQEDWRQVDLKGLDLDAYAPFQQPNGTAPASAIENVGATLRQRGTSPAVVSLSPELARQGVILMPLAEAARVHPELVQRYLFTGVKPERDKFSALHAALFSGGSFLYVPDGVTIDDPLVSQFWSAGSGAAVLPHSLVVAGKGSRFQYVDEFLSADRQETALASGSVEIFLEEGADVGYVALQHWSVKTWQFANQRFQLGRDSHLKVVDVALGGQMARMRVEAILEGPGSSADMKGLFFGTGDQVFDFRTLQDHVGPHTTSDLLFKGALRDRARSTYVGVVRVEPEARGSSSNQANRNLLLSEKAKATSEPILEILNNDILRCSHGATVGPVDPEHLFYLESRGIPHPIAERMLVQGFLGEVLDRLPVAQVREAVEQELAARIE, from the coding sequence GTGGCCTTTTCGAAGATTGCGGTTGAAGAGCTCAGCGCTCTTCACCGTGAACCAGACTGGCTGCGCGCCCGCCGGCTGCATTCCTTCGGGATCTACGAGGGGCTGGCGGTGCCCGACACCAAGCGCCAGGAGGATTGGCGGCAGGTCGATCTGAAAGGTCTCGACCTGGACGCCTACGCGCCCTTCCAGCAGCCCAACGGGACGGCGCCGGCTAGCGCGATCGAGAACGTTGGAGCGACGCTTCGGCAGCGGGGAACCTCGCCGGCGGTCGTGTCGCTCTCGCCGGAGCTCGCTCGACAGGGTGTGATCCTTATGCCGCTCGCCGAGGCCGCACGCGTCCATCCCGAGCTGGTGCAGCGCTACCTCTTCACCGGGGTCAAGCCCGAGCGGGACAAGTTCTCCGCACTGCATGCCGCGCTGTTCAGCGGCGGGAGCTTCCTCTACGTCCCCGACGGCGTGACGATCGACGACCCGCTCGTCAGCCAGTTCTGGTCGGCGGGCTCAGGCGCAGCCGTCTTGCCCCACTCGCTGGTCGTCGCCGGAAAAGGCTCGCGCTTTCAGTACGTCGACGAGTTCCTGAGCGCGGATCGCCAGGAAACGGCGCTCGCCAGCGGGTCCGTCGAGATCTTCCTCGAGGAGGGCGCGGATGTCGGGTATGTCGCGTTGCAGCACTGGAGCGTCAAGACCTGGCAGTTCGCCAATCAACGCTTCCAGCTCGGCCGCGACTCCCATTTGAAAGTGGTGGACGTCGCGCTCGGCGGTCAGATGGCGCGGATGCGGGTCGAGGCCATTCTGGAAGGGCCCGGCTCGAGCGCCGATATGAAGGGCCTCTTCTTTGGCACCGGTGACCAGGTGTTTGATTTTCGGACGCTGCAGGATCACGTCGGACCGCACACCACCTCGGACCTGCTGTTCAAGGGGGCGCTGCGCGATCGGGCGAGGAGTACGTATGTCGGGGTGGTTCGCGTCGAGCCGGAGGCGCGGGGCAGCTCCTCCAACCAGGCCAACCGCAACCTGCTGCTCTCCGAGAAGGCGAAGGCGACCTCGGAGCCCATTCTCGAGATCCTGAACAACGACATCCTGCGCTGCAGCCATGGCGCGACCGTGGGGCCGGTCGACCCGGAGCACCTCTTCTATCTCGAGAGTCGGGGCATCCCGCACCCCATCGCCGAGCGGATGCTGGTGCAGGGGTTCCTCGGCGAGGTCCTCGATCGACTTCCGGTCGCCCAGGTTCGCGAGGCGGTCGAGCAGGAACTGGCCGCTCGGATCGAATAG